In the Maridesulfovibrio bastinii DSM 16055 genome, one interval contains:
- a CDS encoding tripartite tricarboxylate transporter TctB family protein: MLSRNIDTWIAAAFMLLGIGVYSVASGYDPIPSRFPIILSLCSIVLSVLLFVNTVKNNEKQTSETSEPAQESVLSKFTMPVIVGIAMCAYAASLEFCGFIVPSVLLMLFIAWILGYRRAGVMLLTSLLVVLAVYGIFDQLLGVPLPESSFFAS, translated from the coding sequence ATGCTGTCAAGAAATATAGATACCTGGATTGCTGCTGCTTTTATGCTGCTTGGCATAGGCGTTTACAGCGTGGCCTCAGGCTATGATCCGATTCCTTCACGATTTCCTATTATTCTGTCTCTCTGTTCAATTGTTCTTTCGGTATTGCTTTTTGTAAATACTGTTAAAAACAATGAAAAACAGACATCCGAGACCTCTGAGCCTGCACAAGAATCAGTTCTGAGCAAATTTACCATGCCTGTAATTGTCGGCATAGCCATGTGTGCATATGCGGCAAGCCTTGAGTTTTGTGGTTTTATCGTACCCTCTGTCCTGCTCATGCTTTTTATAGCATGGATACTGGGATACAGACGTGCCGGAGTAATGTTGCTCACATCCCTTCTGGTTGTTTTGGCCGTCTACGGTATTTTTGATCAGCTCCTGGGAGTTCCCCTGCCTGAATCATCATTTTTCGCCTCCTAA
- a CDS encoding ABC transporter substrate-binding protein produces MFKKIYSFAVFFALLVSFAGSAFATESHDMLPDNIKSSGKIIVGINGIFPPMEFKKSGSDKLIGFDIDLINALGKELGVQIVLDDQKFDQLINSINTNRVDLVISGLSDSAVRRKTLDFIDYFKTGTQCFTTKKFAQDVPDMQSLSGKTLAVSAATDYLTTMQKWSKNNLESKGKPGIKIMAVDSAATARMQMLQGRAQASALSPEALGWANMQQGNSFVPVGPVLDPNPYGICFSKKNTQLRDAVYAALKVLFENGTYSKIITEWHAEAGALAQPTINSEGLE; encoded by the coding sequence GTGTTTAAAAAAATATATTCTTTTGCCGTGTTCTTTGCGCTTCTGGTTTCTTTTGCAGGATCAGCATTTGCAACAGAAAGTCATGACATGCTTCCCGATAATATAAAATCCTCCGGCAAAATAATCGTCGGTATTAATGGTATATTTCCACCCATGGAATTCAAGAAATCCGGCTCGGATAAGCTTATCGGTTTTGATATCGATCTTATTAATGCTCTTGGAAAAGAACTTGGTGTTCAAATTGTTCTTGATGATCAGAAGTTCGACCAGCTCATTAATTCAATCAATACTAATCGTGTTGACCTCGTAATCTCGGGTCTTTCTGACTCTGCCGTGCGGAGAAAAACTCTCGATTTTATTGATTATTTTAAAACAGGAACTCAATGTTTCACTACCAAAAAATTTGCTCAGGACGTTCCTGATATGCAGTCTTTAAGTGGTAAGACTCTGGCTGTATCCGCAGCTACTGACTATCTGACTACCATGCAGAAATGGAGCAAGAACAACCTGGAATCCAAAGGAAAACCCGGAATCAAGATCATGGCTGTTGATTCCGCTGCAACCGCACGCATGCAGATGTTGCAGGGCCGTGCTCAGGCTTCAGCTCTAAGTCCAGAAGCTTTGGGCTGGGCTAATATGCAGCAGGGTAACTCATTTGTTCCGGTTGGTCCTGTTTTGGACCCTAATCCTTACGGTATATGCTTCAGCAAGAAGAATACACAGTTAAGAGATGCTGTGTATGCAGCTTTGAAGGTTCTTTTTGAAAACGGAACATACAGTAAGATCATAACTGAATGGCATGCCGAAGCAGGTGCTTTAGCTCAGCCTACGATTAATTCTGAAGGTCTGGAATAG
- the hutI gene encoding imidazolonepropionase, translating into MFKRVLAENNSGNLNVIHASSLARVRDRGVPRKGAQQRELDIIEDGAVAVRGGRIIAVGSTEYISEMYDDAPVFDASGKTVLPGLVECHSHPVFAGNRHWEYVRRIEGASGSEIRAEGGGIWSTIINTRKASDEELVSNILKGFRQIFAGGVTTLEVKSGYGLDKDGELRLLRLLKEAAGQTEMDIVFTFLGAHIAPQDGQTAADFIACVKNEMLPAVLEQGIASVQDLSCEIGDFTPEQAIELIERSHELGLPVRVHADASSNSLGWRTAVEGKALSADHLTYTPDSEIESVGSTDTVAVLLPVAEQFYLDERKANGRLFIENEVPVAVATDYCSSFQATSLPLTIAEACSWFRFTPAEAVVGATLNAAYAIGKHEDRGSIDVGKRGDLTIFDCEHPNQLGTAIGAPLVESVVIEGRVFQSEK; encoded by the coding sequence ATGTTTAAAAGAGTCCTTGCAGAAAATAATTCCGGAAATCTTAATGTTATTCATGCGTCCAGTCTGGCGCGTGTCAGGGATCGTGGCGTTCCTAGAAAAGGCGCTCAGCAGAGAGAGCTTGATATTATCGAGGACGGTGCTGTTGCTGTCCGGGGTGGAAGGATAATAGCTGTAGGTTCAACTGAATATATTTCTGAAATGTATGATGATGCTCCTGTTTTTGATGCCAGTGGTAAAACAGTTCTTCCCGGTCTTGTAGAATGTCATTCGCATCCTGTTTTTGCAGGAAACAGGCACTGGGAATATGTTCGCCGCATTGAGGGGGCTTCCGGGAGTGAGATAAGAGCCGAAGGCGGTGGAATCTGGTCAACAATTATCAACACCCGCAAAGCCTCAGATGAAGAGCTTGTCAGCAATATTTTGAAAGGGTTTAGGCAGATTTTTGCTGGAGGAGTAACAACTCTTGAAGTTAAATCCGGTTACGGCCTTGATAAAGATGGTGAGCTTCGTTTGCTCAGGTTATTAAAAGAAGCGGCCGGACAGACTGAAATGGATATAGTTTTTACCTTTCTCGGTGCGCATATAGCTCCTCAGGACGGACAGACTGCTGCTGATTTTATAGCCTGCGTTAAAAATGAAATGTTGCCTGCCGTTTTGGAGCAGGGTATTGCTTCGGTACAGGATTTGTCCTGTGAAATTGGAGACTTTACTCCAGAGCAGGCTATAGAGCTGATTGAACGTTCACATGAGCTTGGGCTGCCGGTCAGAGTTCATGCGGATGCTTCTTCCAATTCTTTGGGATGGAGGACCGCTGTTGAGGGCAAAGCCCTTTCAGCCGACCATCTGACATATACTCCTGATTCTGAAATAGAATCTGTAGGCAGCACTGATACTGTTGCGGTTCTGCTTCCTGTCGCCGAACAGTTTTATCTGGATGAGCGTAAAGCAAATGGAAGGCTTTTCATTGAAAATGAAGTGCCTGTTGCTGTTGCTACTGATTACTGCTCGTCTTTTCAGGCTACATCATTGCCGCTGACCATTGCTGAGGCCTGTTCATGGTTTCGTTTTACTCCGGCCGAGGCCGTGGTAGGGGCAACTCTTAATGCCGCTTATGCTATTGGAAAGCATGAGGATCGCGGGTCTATTGATGTGGGAAAAAGAGGGGATTTAACTATATTTGATTGTGAACATCCCAACCAGCTCGGTACTGCCATCGGTGCGCCTCTGGTTGAGTCCGTTGTTATAGAGGGAAGAGTTTTTCAGTCAGAGAAATAA
- a CDS encoding DUF1847 domain-containing protein, whose product MSNSEKTNDDLHPACALCPFDWSERYCRKKGGKAPKNCPSIRYRELAKLSLEEFKKDPQVLEFAKQASLQETSGYAGRDKGYAHLRPAKPRIQEIVEFARRMKYKRVALAFCIGLRKEAAIVHQIFETNDLDVISIACKVSRTSKCELGLTQADQIDTTVEDETMCNPVLQAMIANENEVDMCVLLGLCVGHDSLFIKHAEAPVTVLAVKDRLLGHAPLAAINQYDAYYRNLKFPIPEDE is encoded by the coding sequence ATGAGTAATTCGGAAAAAACAAATGATGATCTGCATCCGGCATGTGCTCTCTGTCCTTTTGACTGGAGCGAAAGATACTGCCGTAAGAAAGGGGGAAAAGCCCCTAAGAACTGTCCAAGCATCCGTTACCGCGAGCTTGCTAAACTTTCGCTTGAAGAATTTAAAAAAGATCCGCAAGTTCTGGAGTTTGCAAAACAGGCTTCCCTTCAGGAAACGTCAGGCTACGCAGGCCGTGATAAGGGCTATGCCCATCTGAGACCTGCCAAACCGCGTATTCAGGAGATTGTAGAATTTGCCAGACGTATGAAATACAAGCGCGTCGCACTGGCTTTCTGCATTGGATTGCGCAAAGAGGCAGCCATAGTGCATCAGATATTTGAAACAAATGATCTTGATGTTATTTCTATTGCCTGCAAGGTCAGCAGAACTTCAAAATGTGAACTTGGGCTGACCCAGGCTGACCAGATAGACACAACTGTTGAAGATGAAACCATGTGCAACCCTGTGCTTCAGGCTATGATCGCCAATGAGAATGAGGTTGATATGTGTGTTCTGCTCGGTCTTTGTGTCGGTCACGATTCTTTATTTATCAAGCATGCAGAAGCTCCGGTTACAGTTCTGGCTGTCAAAGACAGGCTGCTGGGCCATGCTCCGTTAGCTGCCATAAATCAGTACGATGCATATTACAGGAATCTTAAATTTCCTATTCCTGAGGATGAATAA
- a CDS encoding tripartite tricarboxylate transporter permease, with amino-acid sequence MEYILASFVHLADPTVFMFLVAGVAVGLIIGSIPGLNDSITLAVLIPITFSMDPSYAFPLLVGIYCAACYGGSIPAILLRIPGTASSVITAMDGHEMSKKGQAGLALGISTTSSVFGGIVSSLILLFFAPILASYALRFGPPEYFALALMGLSTVAGMSKGKVVKSLLVCIFGLLIATVGISPLTGFSRFTFDSPNLFDGIPFIPMLIGLFGVTSVLELAESIHAHKRRVNRGENVELHIPKVGRILPSKAMMKRLLPTWCTSSAIGNIVGIIPGAGMLMAIYMAYDQASRRYKGKEKFGTGVPEGVAAPEAANNAVVASSMVPLLSLGVPGNSTSALFLGALLIQGLRPGPALFHDSPDIAYLIVASFLVANIIMAPMGIFLGKTLSRLIFKLPREILAAIISLLCLTGSYAIGNNVFDVWVAIAFGVVGYVFNKCGLPHSPLILAVVLGSMMERGLFQSLTLSHGSVMIFITRPISLVLLLGAALFILTPFIKAWFKRNKSTGLPSTDMA; translated from the coding sequence ATGGAATATATACTGGCATCCTTTGTTCATCTGGCTGACCCGACAGTCTTTATGTTTTTAGTGGCAGGAGTCGCCGTCGGGCTTATTATCGGTTCCATTCCGGGACTTAACGACAGCATAACTCTGGCAGTCCTTATCCCCATTACCTTTTCAATGGACCCCAGTTACGCATTTCCGCTGCTCGTGGGCATCTATTGCGCGGCATGTTACGGAGGCTCAATTCCGGCTATACTTCTGCGTATACCGGGTACAGCGTCTTCAGTCATAACGGCAATGGACGGCCATGAAATGTCTAAGAAAGGGCAGGCCGGGCTTGCGCTTGGTATCTCCACAACCAGTTCTGTGTTCGGTGGAATTGTCAGCTCCCTTATCTTATTGTTTTTTGCACCTATTCTGGCGAGCTATGCCTTAAGGTTCGGACCTCCTGAATATTTTGCTCTAGCTCTCATGGGACTTTCAACCGTTGCGGGTATGTCAAAAGGAAAAGTAGTTAAAAGTCTGCTTGTCTGCATATTCGGTTTGTTAATAGCCACCGTCGGTATCAGTCCTTTGACCGGTTTTTCCAGATTCACTTTTGATTCTCCTAACTTATTTGATGGTATTCCCTTCATTCCTATGCTCATAGGTCTGTTCGGTGTTACCAGCGTGTTGGAGCTGGCTGAAAGTATCCATGCCCATAAAAGACGAGTTAATCGTGGTGAAAATGTTGAATTGCATATCCCCAAAGTCGGACGAATTCTTCCTTCAAAAGCCATGATGAAACGTTTGCTGCCCACATGGTGTACAAGCTCCGCTATTGGTAATATTGTTGGAATAATACCCGGAGCCGGAATGCTGATGGCTATTTATATGGCTTATGATCAGGCTTCCAGACGTTATAAGGGCAAGGAAAAGTTCGGTACCGGTGTTCCTGAAGGCGTTGCAGCTCCTGAAGCCGCCAATAATGCGGTTGTAGCCAGCTCAATGGTTCCTTTGTTATCGCTTGGAGTTCCGGGCAACTCAACTTCTGCGCTGTTTCTCGGTGCGCTTCTGATTCAGGGATTACGTCCCGGACCGGCCCTTTTTCACGACAGTCCTGACATTGCTTACCTGATTGTTGCTTCCTTTCTTGTGGCCAATATCATTATGGCTCCGATGGGCATCTTTCTTGGAAAAACTCTTTCCAGACTGATTTTCAAACTTCCCAGAGAAATTCTGGCAGCCATCATTTCTCTGCTTTGTCTGACTGGTTCTTATGCCATAGGTAATAATGTTTTTGATGTCTGGGTTGCCATTGCCTTTGGCGTTGTGGGGTATGTCTTCAATAAATGTGGACTTCCGCATTCTCCGCTCATTTTGGCAGTTGTTCTGGGAAGTATGATGGAGCGCGGCCTGTTCCAGAGTCTGACACTTTCTCATGGTTCGGTAATGATCTTTATCACCCGTCCAATCAGCCTTGTCCTGCTGCTTGGTGCAGCCCTTTTTATCCTTACTCCGTTTATCAAGGCATGGTTCAAACGGAATAAAAGTACCGGGCTGCCAAGTACGGATATGGCCTGA
- a CDS encoding UxaA family hydrolase translates to MKITGYKRADGKYGVRNHLLIIPSSVCAADTAQKIAAMVPGAISIPNQHGCCQIGSDLSLTQKTITGFGLNPNVGAVLVVGLGCDGVQAKSVADEIAATGKSAEYVVIQECGGTSKTIAKGVELAAPMARDLSKQEKVEFDMSELVLAMECGGSDPTSGLASNPSIGYTADKLIALGGSAILSETTEVIGAEHLIAARFEEDDQREKFLSQVKNVEDRAIMMGEDLRSGQPTPGNKVGGLSTIEEKSLGCMYKAGTSPFKGALDYAEIVPEDKHGMFFMDTPGQDIDSITGMVAGGAQVVVFSTGRGTPTGSPIAPVIKITGNPETFENMPDNIDVNAGRIISEGATLPEIGEELFELMVKVCNGEQTKAESLGHHEFGIYKLTGTF, encoded by the coding sequence ATGAAAATTACAGGATATAAAAGAGCTGACGGTAAATACGGAGTTCGCAACCATCTGCTGATCATTCCCTCCTCTGTCTGTGCCGCTGATACCGCACAAAAAATAGCCGCAATGGTTCCCGGCGCTATTTCTATCCCGAACCAGCATGGCTGCTGCCAGATCGGATCAGACCTTTCGCTCACTCAGAAAACAATCACCGGTTTCGGACTGAACCCTAATGTTGGAGCGGTTCTGGTTGTCGGTCTCGGCTGTGACGGTGTTCAGGCCAAATCCGTTGCCGATGAAATTGCTGCAACCGGAAAATCTGCCGAATATGTTGTAATTCAGGAGTGCGGCGGAACATCTAAAACAATCGCCAAAGGTGTAGAACTTGCTGCCCCTATGGCCAGAGATCTTTCCAAGCAGGAAAAAGTTGAATTCGATATGAGCGAGCTTGTTCTGGCTATGGAATGCGGTGGTTCCGACCCGACCAGCGGTCTGGCTTCCAACCCTTCCATTGGCTACACCGCAGACAAACTTATAGCTCTCGGCGGAAGTGCAATACTCAGCGAAACAACTGAAGTTATCGGAGCCGAGCACCTCATCGCTGCCCGCTTTGAAGAAGATGACCAGCGTGAAAAATTCCTGAGTCAGGTTAAAAACGTTGAAGACCGTGCCATCATGATGGGTGAAGATCTGCGCAGCGGACAGCCCACTCCCGGAAACAAAGTAGGCGGACTTTCAACAATTGAGGAAAAATCACTGGGCTGCATGTATAAAGCCGGAACAAGCCCTTTCAAAGGTGCTCTTGATTACGCTGAAATTGTTCCTGAAGACAAGCATGGCATGTTCTTTATGGATACCCCCGGTCAGGATATCGATTCCATAACCGGAATGGTTGCCGGAGGCGCACAGGTTGTCGTCTTCTCCACCGGACGCGGAACTCCTACAGGAAGCCCTATTGCTCCGGTTATCAAAATCACCGGAAATCCAGAAACTTTTGAAAACATGCCTGACAACATTGATGTTAATGCCGGTCGGATCATCTCTGAAGGAGCAACGCTTCCTGAAATCGGAGAAGAACTGTTCGAACTTATGGTCAAAGTCTGTAACGGTGAACAGACCAAAGCTGAAAGTCTCGGACACCATGAATTCGGAATTTATAAACTCACCGGAACGTTCTAA
- a CDS encoding tripartite tricarboxylate transporter substrate binding protein, whose product MKRLSHIIVLALAVLMLSAGSSFASSFPTKNMKIIVPFAPGGAVDFTCRLIAKVAPKYLNGKKVIVRNMPGGGAVIGQTFVANARPDGYTLLGYTSSVVNNPITKKTTYTYKSFQPVVMYCLDPTVLVVPANSKYKTLKQFLDAAKEKSISVATPGYSTSHHIAALLIQGKSGAKFDYIHNQSAAMQLQELMGGHVDASVMSSGEAKPHMDDGSIRVLGITADRPNPAFPNVPTFVSEGVDLTFGTFRGLAVPAGTPKEVMDTLAEAFKKIVKDPEFVKGMEHAGYPMTYRGPKEFSDFVANDAVLMNQILPTLKKK is encoded by the coding sequence ATGAAACGTCTGTCGCACATTATTGTTTTGGCCCTGGCTGTTTTGATGTTGAGTGCAGGAAGTTCTTTTGCTTCCAGCTTCCCGACTAAAAACATGAAGATTATTGTTCCTTTTGCTCCCGGTGGTGCTGTGGACTTTACCTGTCGACTCATCGCAAAGGTTGCACCTAAATATCTTAACGGTAAAAAAGTTATTGTTCGTAATATGCCCGGCGGTGGCGCTGTAATCGGCCAGACCTTCGTTGCGAATGCCCGCCCCGATGGATATACCCTGCTGGGATATACTTCCTCAGTAGTCAACAACCCCATCACCAAAAAAACAACTTACACTTATAAATCCTTCCAGCCGGTTGTCATGTATTGTCTTGATCCCACTGTTCTGGTTGTTCCGGCTAACTCAAAATACAAGACTCTGAAACAGTTTCTGGATGCTGCAAAGGAAAAGTCCATTTCCGTTGCAACTCCGGGCTACTCTACCTCTCACCACATTGCCGCTCTCCTGATTCAGGGCAAAAGCGGAGCTAAATTTGACTACATTCACAATCAGAGTGCTGCCATGCAGTTGCAGGAACTTATGGGCGGACATGTGGACGCAAGTGTAATGTCTTCCGGTGAAGCCAAACCTCACATGGATGATGGAAGTATCCGTGTACTTGGTATCACTGCTGACCGTCCTAATCCTGCTTTTCCTAATGTTCCGACATTTGTTTCCGAAGGTGTGGATCTTACCTTCGGTACTTTCCGCGGACTTGCTGTTCCAGCCGGTACCCCGAAAGAAGTTATGGATACCCTTGCTGAAGCATTCAAAAAGATTGTTAAGGATCCTGAGTTTGTAAAAGGCATGGAACATGCCGGATATCCTATGACCTACCGTGGTCCTAAAGAGTTTTCGGATTTTGTTGCCAATGATGCTGTATTAATGAATCAGATCCTCCCAACTTTAAAGAAAAAATAA
- a CDS encoding AroM family protein: MQHEFKLGILTLGRAPRTDVEPTFRSILGQNVEFIQRGGLDGLSESEIAGLHPEDGQQGIETCVLENSVPVSVYISRQKLLERLIKAALELRKKCSIFFLLCSGRFPELKEAVPEIIEPAVNLRSVVAERCRNSHLCIIGPESDMPEAKIQWQPYATSIYTAAASPYEGLDALTVAVAQAKKMGAEYLLLDDMGFTEKHSSYVQKISGLPTINATVSTAEMLRDIIEKAS; this comes from the coding sequence ATGCAGCATGAATTTAAATTAGGGATTCTGACTCTTGGCAGAGCTCCCCGTACTGATGTTGAACCGACTTTCCGCAGTATTCTGGGACAGAATGTAGAATTTATTCAGCGCGGGGGACTCGACGGTCTTTCTGAAAGCGAGATAGCTGGGCTTCATCCTGAAGATGGTCAGCAGGGTATTGAAACTTGTGTGCTTGAAAATTCTGTTCCTGTAAGCGTTTATATATCCAGACAGAAGCTGCTGGAACGTCTGATTAAAGCTGCTTTGGAATTGAGAAAAAAGTGCAGTATTTTTTTTCTCCTTTGTTCAGGGCGATTTCCGGAACTCAAAGAGGCTGTTCCGGAGATAATTGAGCCGGCCGTAAATCTCCGTTCAGTAGTGGCTGAGAGGTGCAGGAACTCGCATCTATGCATTATAGGTCCTGAAAGTGATATGCCTGAAGCAAAGATACAGTGGCAGCCATACGCTACCAGCATTTATACTGCCGCAGCTTCACCGTACGAAGGGTTGGATGCTTTGACCGTTGCAGTTGCTCAGGCAAAGAAAATGGGGGCCGAATATCTCCTTCTGGATGATATGGGTTTTACTGAGAAGCACAGCAGCTATGTTCAAAAAATATCAGGATTACCAACCATTAACGCTACAGTCTCTACAGCTGAAATGCTTAGAGACATAATTGAAAAAGCGTCATAA
- a CDS encoding amino acid ABC transporter permease — MDSQDKIIPIRHYGRWISGVILLLILGFIIKAFIVGQIDWPVVGKFLFSPALIRGLGNTLLITVLSMIVGLLLGVIFAVMRLSKNPVARIFSGAYIWLFRGTPVYLQLLIWFNLALIFPTVSLGFVDYRMVDVMTPFVAALLGLGLNEGAYMTEIVRSGILSVDKGQTEAATSLGMSRLLAMRRIILPQAMRVIVPPVGNEFIGLLKTSSMASAIAFTEILHQAQLIYFVNAKVMELLIVATGWYLIVVTILSLVQVFIERRFERGHNFDRRRSIWEIFKSIIIDRRQQAGV; from the coding sequence ATGGATTCTCAAGATAAAATTATCCCCATCCGTCACTATGGCCGCTGGATCAGTGGAGTTATTCTGCTGCTGATTCTGGGGTTTATTATTAAAGCTTTTATTGTGGGGCAGATCGACTGGCCGGTAGTAGGGAAGTTTCTTTTCTCTCCGGCTCTTATCAGAGGGCTTGGCAATACTTTGCTGATTACGGTCCTCTCGATGATTGTAGGCTTGCTGCTCGGGGTTATCTTTGCGGTTATGCGACTTTCCAAAAATCCTGTAGCCAGAATTTTTTCAGGGGCCTATATCTGGCTTTTCCGCGGGACTCCCGTTTACCTGCAATTGCTCATCTGGTTTAATCTTGCCTTGATTTTTCCCACAGTCAGCCTCGGTTTTGTTGATTACCGCATGGTCGATGTCATGACTCCTTTTGTCGCTGCTCTTCTGGGGCTTGGGCTTAATGAAGGAGCTTACATGACTGAGATTGTCCGCAGTGGAATTCTGTCTGTCGATAAAGGTCAGACTGAGGCTGCAACTTCACTTGGAATGTCCAGACTGCTGGCTATGCGCCGGATTATATTGCCTCAGGCCATGCGCGTGATTGTTCCGCCTGTGGGTAACGAATTTATCGGGCTTTTAAAAACATCATCCATGGCCAGTGCAATTGCTTTCACGGAAATTCTGCATCAGGCCCAGCTCATATATTTTGTCAACGCTAAAGTTATGGAGCTGTTGATAGTCGCTACCGGCTGGTACCTGATAGTTGTTACAATACTAAGCCTTGTTCAGGTCTTTATCGAAAGGCGTTTTGAAAGAGGGCATAATTTTGATCGGCGCCGTAGTATCTGGGAAATATTTAAATCCATTATTATTGATAGAAGACAACAGGCTGGAGTTTAG
- a CDS encoding amino acid ABC transporter ATP-binding protein encodes MSDNNFMLRACNIHKSFGENEILKGINLNVRKGEVLCLLGPSGSGKSTFLRCINQLEKIDSGRIYVGDDLVGVVERNGRLYEMNDKEICSMRIKIGMVFQSFNLFPHMTVLENIIEGPVMVKKEDPRRMKEVAYDLLERVGLRDWADRFPKQLSGGQQQRVAIARSLAMEPDLMLFDEPTSALDPELVGEVLNVMRDLAESGMTMVVVTHEMEFARNVANKVVFMDEGCVVEEGTPEEVFNNTRNERTRAFLGSI; translated from the coding sequence ATGTCTGATAATAATTTTATGCTCAGGGCCTGCAATATCCACAAATCCTTTGGTGAGAATGAAATTTTAAAAGGTATAAATCTGAATGTCCGCAAAGGTGAAGTGCTTTGTCTGCTTGGACCTTCAGGTTCAGGGAAAAGTACTTTTTTGCGCTGCATCAATCAGTTGGAAAAAATTGATTCAGGGCGAATTTACGTTGGAGACGATCTGGTCGGTGTGGTTGAACGCAACGGCAGACTTTATGAAATGAATGATAAAGAGATCTGCTCCATGCGTATTAAGATAGGAATGGTTTTTCAGAGCTTCAATCTGTTCCCGCACATGACAGTTCTGGAAAATATCATTGAAGGTCCGGTCATGGTTAAGAAGGAAGATCCACGCAGAATGAAAGAGGTTGCTTATGATCTTCTTGAAAGGGTTGGTTTGAGAGACTGGGCTGACAGGTTTCCCAAACAGCTTTCCGGCGGGCAGCAGCAGCGGGTGGCTATAGCCAGATCATTGGCAATGGAACCGGATTTAATGCTCTTTGATGAACCAACCAGTGCTCTTGACCCGGAACTTGTCGGTGAAGTTTTGAATGTAATGCGTGATCTGGCTGAGAGCGGCATGACTATGGTTGTTGTTACTCATGAGATGGAGTTTGCCAGAAACGTGGCTAATAAAGTTGTTTTTATGGATGAAGGCTGTGTGGTGGAGGAAGGAACCCCTGAAGAAGTTTTCAACAATACCAGAAATGAAAGAACCAGAGCTTTTCTGGGGTCAATTTAG
- a CDS encoding GntR family transcriptional regulator: protein MTKNFAEYDQTSSVDKIASTLRKAIFEGYFLPGEQLKGVALSRSLGVSRGSVREALRILATEGLVEHLPNKGASVRKLSLEEIDDIFLTRHILEIQAVHSIPIASEEAVQAMIESTRAYEGVANIDDQVTIAAAHITFHKAFVGLTGSMKLACLEESLMQDLQVIIACIENDRDDLQKEIANHKALTQMVLDGDIGSAEKWVDEYIPIGKEFVIEHILAEKKNPRLGR, encoded by the coding sequence ATGACGAAAAATTTTGCAGAATATGATCAGACCAGCAGTGTAGATAAGATAGCTTCAACTCTGCGCAAGGCTATTTTTGAGGGCTATTTCTTACCCGGTGAACAATTGAAAGGGGTTGCCTTATCCCGTTCTCTGGGAGTCTCCCGCGGATCAGTCAGAGAGGCTCTGCGAATTTTAGCGACTGAGGGGCTGGTGGAACACCTGCCGAACAAGGGCGCCTCTGTTCGTAAGTTAAGCCTTGAAGAAATAGACGATATTTTTCTCACACGTCATATACTTGAAATTCAGGCCGTGCACAGTATTCCCATTGCTTCTGAAGAAGCAGTTCAAGCTATGATAGAAAGTACCAGAGCCTATGAAGGCGTAGCCAACATCGATGATCAGGTGACAATTGCCGCCGCACACATAACTTTTCATAAGGCCTTTGTCGGGCTAACAGGGAGTATGAAGCTTGCCTGCCTTGAAGAGAGCCTTATGCAGGATCTTCAGGTCATAATCGCCTGTATTGAAAATGATCGTGATGATTTACAGAAGGAAATAGCCAACCATAAAGCTCTCACCCAGATGGTTCTTGATGGAGACATTGGCTCGGCTGAAAAATGGGTTGATGAATATATCCCTATCGGAAAAGAATTTGTAATTGAACATATCCTTGCAGAGAAAAAGAATCCGCGGCTGGGTCGCTGA